Genomic DNA from Plasmodium relictum strain SGS1 genome assembly, contig: PRELSG_00_v1_371, whole genome shotgun sequence:
AAAGTTGGATCACTTAAAACTGAAAATCCCTCTGAAAATCCAAGAACAAAAGTAGATGGGGACTCAACTAACCTATCAGATAAAACTATAAGTGATTTATCAACTAACAATAGTGAATCAAAAGAACAAGAATTATGGAGAATTCCAGATGGAGAAAGTGAAGATTCAGAGGCACATGTTAATGATCTTAGTGTTATAGGTGAATCTGATGATACACAATTGGGAACAGATCATGGTGAAAATGGAATTACTAATCCTCCAGTGCAATCATCAGAAGAATCACCATCAACAAATGGCCCTAATCCAGTACAAACAATTAAAGGAAACGATAATGATACTACTTTACAAAATAATCAAAGTCAACCAGGATTTAGCTTTTCATCATTAATAAATTCATTTGGAATATCTGAAGCAGAATCGTTAATTAAATCAGGGATAGATTCTTTTGGAAAAGTGTCAGATCAAATGATTGATTTAATTCCAGACAAGAAAACAATACAATCAGCACTAGGAGATAAAGATAATACAACAACTAACATTTCATCATTAGTGCATTCATTTCTTTCTGATCCATCAAAATCACTAATTGACTCAGGGATAGATACTATAGGAAAAGTGGCAGATCAAATGGTAAACTTAATTCCAGAACATCCCAGTTCAAAAATAGTAAAACCATTAGAAGATTCAGAAAATGGAGGTGATATAACCCCggaagatgaagaagaagaacaagaagaagaagaagaagaacaACAAGAAGAACAAATAAAAAGGGAAGAGCAAAATAAAGATGAGAAAGAGggtgaaaagaaaaaagctGAAGAAGCAGAAGAggaagatgaagaagaagatgaagaagaagaagatgaagaagacGAGCAATTAATTGAAAGAGAACCAGAAGTTAGTGATGATGAAATAATAGAAGACCATGATGATGATGAAGACGAAGATGAGGATATCATAGATGATGACGAAA
This window encodes:
- a CDS encoding MSP3-like protein, putative translates to MKIFNICFYLIIIKLYMCKKNENLINNADGTTHINPQKHNLRNRHADNNPSLIQVPNGSIGNGNLETSYNPNKLEKSQGSSNLDENSKFQNFVESTHGKVGSLKTENPSENPRTKVDGDSTNLSDKTISDLSTNNSESKEQELWRIPDGESEDSEAHVNDLSVIGESDDTQLGTDHGENGITNPPVQSSEESPSTNGPNPVQTIKGNDNDTTLQNNQSQPGFSFSSLINSFGISEAESLIKSGIDSFGKVSDQMIDLIPDKKTIQSALGDKDNTTTNISSLVHSFLSDPSKSLIDSGIDTIGKVADQMVNLIPEHPSSKIVKPLEDSENGGDITPEDEEEEQEEEEEEQQEEQIKREEQNKDEKEGEKKKAEEAEEEDEEEDEEEEDEEDEQLIEREPEVSDDEIIEDHDDDEDEDEDIIDDDEKMEQTEEEEPTKSKIPEKENQENEQTEELSDQTEQGNSQDSVTQQQNQKEEIKPPTNDSSAHKLLIEDFKEDNKV